Proteins encoded together in one Streptomyces umbrinus window:
- a CDS encoding carbohydrate ABC transporter permease yields MAVDERERTTGSAGLAIGSGSRLTRVCVRGVLLLGVLISLFPFYWLVVMASGTTEDIYSYPPKLVPGPHLLDNMGRVLDTVDFFGSLFNTVVVAVVGTALVLFFDSLAAFAFAKYEFPGKRFLFGALLATYMIPAQLSLVPQFVTMAEFGWAGSLTALIIPGAANAFGIFWMRQYAQNSLPDELLDAGRIDGAGFFRLYWQVAMPLFRPALAFLGIFTFISIWNDYIWPLVVMIDPDRVTLQVALANLNVLYNTDYSLVMAGALMSVVPLIVVFLIGARHFLRDLAAGATKM; encoded by the coding sequence ATGGCCGTTGACGAGAGGGAGCGGACCACCGGTAGTGCGGGGCTCGCCATCGGCTCCGGCAGTCGGCTCACCCGGGTCTGTGTCCGGGGCGTGCTGCTGCTCGGTGTGCTGATCTCGCTGTTCCCCTTCTACTGGCTGGTGGTGATGGCCTCCGGCACTACCGAGGACATCTACAGCTATCCGCCCAAGCTGGTACCGGGGCCGCATCTCCTGGACAACATGGGGCGGGTGCTCGACACCGTCGACTTCTTCGGCTCGCTGTTCAACACCGTCGTCGTCGCCGTGGTCGGGACCGCGCTGGTGCTGTTCTTCGACTCGCTGGCCGCGTTCGCCTTCGCCAAGTACGAGTTCCCGGGCAAGAGGTTCCTGTTCGGTGCGTTGCTGGCCACGTACATGATTCCCGCGCAGCTCTCGCTGGTGCCGCAGTTCGTCACCATGGCGGAGTTCGGCTGGGCCGGCTCCCTGACAGCGCTGATCATTCCCGGTGCGGCCAACGCCTTCGGTATCTTCTGGATGCGCCAGTACGCGCAGAACTCGCTGCCCGACGAACTGCTGGACGCCGGGCGGATCGACGGCGCCGGTTTCTTCCGGCTCTACTGGCAGGTCGCGATGCCGTTGTTCCGGCCCGCGCTGGCGTTCCTCGGCATCTTCACCTTCATCAGCATCTGGAACGACTACATCTGGCCGCTGGTCGTCATGATCGACCCCGACAGGGTCACCCTTCAGGTCGCCCTGGCGAACCTCAACGTCCTCTACAACACCGACTACTCCCTGGTGATGGCCGGTGCGTTGATGAGCGTCGTTCCGCTGATCGTGGTGTTTCTGATCGGGGCACGGCACTTTCTCAGGGACCTTGCCGCGGGGGCCACGAAGATGTGA
- a CDS encoding TerD family protein, producing the protein MTPGSNIPLPVTRVTVDVAAPVRLDVSGLLLTADGKVRSDDDFIFYNQPTGQGVTYRSGGGTSPDSITVDTTAVPPGIEKIVVTASPDAAGQTFQGVEPTATIRNADDNSVLASFTPPQLGTETALVIVEVYLRNGAWKARAVGQGYSNGLAGIATDFGVTVEEPAPAQAAPPVAPPTPTVQTPVTPPAPPVTTPTAPPAPQAAPAVPAPGAGKINLDKGRVSLQKNQTVSLVKGGRPFLSQVKMGLGWEPAYRGKDIDLDASVIAYGPQRNHIDSCYFGKLSIVNGAIKHSGDNLTGEGGGDDEVIVVDLGRLPQEVTGLVFTVNSFSGQKFTEVAKAYCRLLDASTGEELVRFDLTTAEPQTGVMMAKLIKQFSGEWEMTALGNFVKSRTVRGMVKPSAQAL; encoded by the coding sequence ATGACCCCCGGCTCGAACATCCCTCTCCCCGTCACCCGCGTGACGGTGGACGTCGCCGCCCCGGTGCGGCTCGACGTATCGGGCCTGCTGCTCACCGCCGACGGCAAGGTGCGCTCCGACGACGACTTCATCTTCTACAACCAGCCGACCGGCCAGGGCGTGACGTACCGCTCCGGCGGCGGCACCAGCCCCGACTCGATCACGGTCGACACGACGGCCGTGCCCCCGGGCATCGAGAAGATCGTCGTCACCGCGAGCCCGGACGCCGCGGGCCAGACCTTCCAGGGCGTCGAGCCCACGGCGACGATCCGCAACGCCGACGACAACTCCGTACTGGCCTCCTTCACCCCGCCGCAGCTCGGCACGGAGACGGCCCTGGTGATCGTCGAGGTCTACCTGCGCAACGGCGCATGGAAGGCCCGAGCGGTCGGCCAGGGGTACTCGAACGGCCTGGCGGGCATCGCCACGGACTTCGGTGTGACGGTGGAGGAGCCGGCCCCGGCCCAGGCCGCGCCCCCGGTGGCCCCGCCGACCCCCACGGTCCAGACCCCGGTGACACCCCCGGCCCCGCCCGTCACCACCCCGACGGCACCGCCCGCGCCCCAGGCGGCACCCGCCGTCCCGGCCCCGGGCGCCGGGAAGATCAACCTCGACAAGGGCCGCGTAAGCCTCCAGAAGAACCAGACGGTGTCCCTGGTCAAGGGCGGCCGCCCGTTCCTCTCCCAGGTGAAGATGGGCCTCGGCTGGGAGCCGGCGTACCGGGGCAAGGACATCGACCTCGACGCCTCCGTGATCGCCTACGGCCCGCAGCGCAACCACATCGACAGCTGCTACTTCGGCAAGCTCTCGATCGTGAACGGCGCGATCAAGCACTCCGGCGACAACCTCACGGGCGAGGGCGGCGGTGACGACGAGGTGATCGTCGTGGACCTGGGCCGCCTCCCCCAGGAGGTCACGGGCCTCGTCTTCACGGTGAACTCCTTCTCCGGCCAGAAGTTCACCGAGGTCGCCAAGGCCTACTGCCGCCTCCTCGACGCCTCCACGGGCGAGGAGCTGGTCCGCTTCGACCTCACGACCGCGGAGCCGCAGACCGGCGTGATGATGGCCAAGCTCATCAAGCAGTTCTCCGGCGAGTGGGAGATGACGGCCCTCGGCAACTTCGTCAAGTCCCGCACGGTCCGCGGCATGGTGAAGCCGTCGGCCCAGGCGCTGTAG
- a CDS encoding zinc-dependent alcohol dehydrogenase family protein: protein MKAAVIESVGRAVVAEVPDPTPGAREVVVEVAACGLCGTDLHILQGEFAPKLPIVPGHEFAGEVVGVGTQVTELSLGDQVAVDPSLYCYECRFCRTGHNNLCERWAAIGVTTAGGAAQYAVAPVANCVKLPEHIRTQDAALVEPLSCAVRGYDVLNSRLGAHVLIYGSGTMGLMMLELAKRTGAASVDVVDINPQRLETAARLGVSATATGADELDRPQGWDLVVDATGNAAAIQDGLERVAKAGTFLQFGVADYSTRVTIDPYRIYNQEITITGSMAVLHSFERAAELFATGVLDPDIFISDRLPLDQYPQALDQFASGVGRKIVVVP from the coding sequence ATGAAGGCCGCAGTCATCGAGTCCGTGGGCCGTGCCGTCGTGGCCGAGGTCCCGGACCCGACGCCGGGCGCCCGCGAGGTCGTCGTCGAGGTCGCCGCCTGCGGCCTGTGCGGCACCGACCTGCACATCCTCCAGGGCGAGTTCGCCCCCAAGCTCCCGATCGTGCCCGGCCACGAGTTCGCGGGCGAGGTGGTCGGGGTGGGCACCCAGGTCACCGAACTCTCACTCGGCGACCAGGTGGCCGTGGACCCCTCCCTCTACTGCTACGAGTGCCGGTTCTGCCGTACGGGCCACAACAACCTCTGCGAGCGCTGGGCGGCCATCGGAGTCACCACGGCAGGCGGCGCGGCCCAGTACGCCGTCGCCCCCGTGGCGAACTGCGTCAAGCTCCCCGAGCACATCCGCACCCAGGACGCGGCCCTGGTCGAGCCCCTCTCCTGCGCGGTCCGCGGCTACGACGTGCTGAACTCCCGACTGGGCGCCCACGTCCTCATCTACGGCTCCGGAACCATGGGCCTGATGATGCTGGAACTCGCGAAGCGGACGGGTGCGGCGAGCGTCGACGTGGTCGACATCAACCCGCAGCGGCTCGAGACGGCCGCGCGGCTCGGCGTCTCGGCGACGGCCACCGGGGCCGACGAACTGGACCGGCCCCAGGGGTGGGACCTGGTCGTGGACGCCACCGGCAACGCGGCGGCGATCCAGGACGGTCTTGAGCGGGTGGCGAAGGCCGGCACGTTCCTTCAGTTCGGCGTGGCGGACTACTCGACCCGGGTCACGATCGACCCGTACCGCATCTACAACCAGGAGATCACCATCACCGGCTCCATGGCCGTCCTCCACAGCTTCGAGCGCGCGGCGGAGCTCTTCGCCACGGGTGTCCTCGACCCGGACATCTTCATCAGCGACCGCCTGCCGCTTGACCAGTACCCGCAGGCCCTGGACCAGTTCGCCTCGGGCGTGGGCCGAAAGATCGTGGTGGTCCCGTAA
- a CDS encoding carbohydrate ABC transporter permease: protein MSATAIRVRPRSAESGHPGPRRPRGRGLGLVAWLAGIVFFLPIAWMALTSFHSEEDAATNPPSFGAALTLDGYREFFGAGGGASPWPSLINSTVASLVSTLLVLLLALPAAYALSIRPVKKWTDVLFFFLSTKMLPVVAGLLPIYLFAKNTGMLDNIWLLVILYTSMNLPIAVWMMQSFLSEVPVAIIEAAQIDGAKLPTILARVVAPIALPGIAATALICFIFSWNELLFARVLTGVVAETAPVFLTGFITSQGLFLAKVCAASLVISLPVLAAGFAAQDKLVQGLSLGAVK from the coding sequence ATGAGCGCCACCGCGATCCGTGTACGTCCCCGTAGTGCCGAGTCCGGCCACCCCGGCCCCCGCCGTCCCAGGGGAAGGGGCCTCGGCCTGGTCGCCTGGCTGGCCGGGATCGTCTTCTTCCTGCCCATCGCCTGGATGGCCCTGACGTCCTTCCACTCCGAGGAGGACGCGGCGACCAACCCGCCGTCCTTCGGGGCCGCGCTCACCCTCGACGGCTACCGCGAGTTCTTCGGCGCGGGCGGCGGCGCGAGCCCCTGGCCGTCACTGATCAACTCGACGGTGGCATCGCTTGTATCAACGCTCCTCGTCCTCCTCCTGGCCCTCCCCGCTGCCTACGCACTCTCCATCCGCCCGGTGAAGAAGTGGACGGACGTCCTGTTCTTCTTCCTCTCCACGAAGATGCTCCCGGTGGTGGCGGGCCTCCTGCCCATCTACCTCTTCGCCAAGAACACCGGAATGCTGGACAACATCTGGCTCCTGGTCATCCTCTACACCTCGATGAACCTGCCGATCGCGGTGTGGATGATGCAGTCGTTCCTCTCCGAGGTCCCGGTGGCGATCATCGAGGCGGCACAGATAGACGGCGCGAAACTGCCCACGATCCTCGCCCGGGTCGTGGCCCCCATCGCCCTGCCGGGCATCGCGGCCACAGCCCTGATCTGCTTCATCTTCAGCTGGAACGAGCTGCTGTTCGCCCGGGTCCTCACGGGCGTGGTGGCGGAGACCGCCCCTGTCTTCCTCACCGGCTTCATCACCAGCCAGGGCCTGTTCCTGGCGAAGGTGTGCGCCGCGTCGCTCGTCATCTCCCTGCCGGTGCTCGCCGCGGGGTTCGCCGCCCAGGACAAACTGGTCCAGGGCCTGTCGTTGGGAGCCGTGAAATGA
- a CDS encoding carbohydrate ABC transporter permease, whose protein sequence is MTATTTAPIAAPSVRTEKRPSGRMRAWATRAPLLPALIFMIAVTQLPFVATLVISFFDWNSLYPDARSFTGFGNYTEVLTDAALRKSVWTTILLTVTVVLASLILGLGLALLLDRKFRGRGVVRTLLIAPFLVVPVAAALLWKHVLYNPEYGLLNGLLHYVGGPQPDWISNTPLLAVEMSLVWQWTPFMMLILLAGLQSRDHQQIEAAKVDGASDWQVFRYLTLPHLRRYLELGALLGSIYIVQNFDAVFTITSGGLGTANLPYTVYQSFYQAHENGLASAAGVLVVIGSIIIATFALRVVSSLFREEVGRA, encoded by the coding sequence ATGACCGCCACAACAACGGCTCCCATAGCCGCACCATCCGTACGCACCGAGAAGCGTCCCTCGGGCCGCATGCGCGCCTGGGCGACCCGGGCCCCGCTCCTCCCCGCCCTGATCTTCATGATCGCCGTGACCCAGCTCCCCTTCGTGGCCACGCTGGTGATCTCCTTCTTCGACTGGAACTCCCTCTACCCGGACGCCCGGAGCTTCACCGGCTTCGGCAACTACACCGAGGTCCTCACCGACGCGGCCCTGCGCAAGTCGGTCTGGACGACCATCCTGCTGACGGTCACCGTCGTCCTGGCCAGCCTGATCCTGGGCCTGGGCCTCGCCCTCCTCCTGGACCGGAAGTTCCGGGGCCGCGGTGTGGTCCGTACGCTCCTGATCGCGCCCTTCCTGGTGGTCCCCGTAGCGGCGGCCCTGCTCTGGAAGCATGTGCTCTACAACCCTGAATACGGCCTGCTCAATGGTTTGTTGCACTATGTGGGCGGACCACAGCCGGACTGGATCTCCAACACCCCGCTGCTCGCCGTCGAGATGTCCCTCGTCTGGCAGTGGACGCCGTTCATGATGCTGATCCTGCTGGCGGGCCTGCAGAGCCGCGACCACCAGCAGATCGAGGCCGCGAAGGTGGACGGCGCGAGCGACTGGCAGGTGTTCCGTTACCTGACCCTCCCCCACCTGCGCCGCTATCTCGAACTGGGCGCCCTGCTGGGCTCGATCTACATCGTCCAGAACTTCGACGCGGTCTTCACCATCACGTCCGGCGGCCTGGGCACCGCGAACCTGCCCTACACCGTCTACCAGAGCTTCTACCAGGCCCACGAGAACGGCCTCGCCTCCGCGGCCGGCGTCCTCGTCGTCATCGGCTCGATCATCATCGCGACCTTCGCGCTGCGCGTGGTCTCGTCCCTGTTCCGCGAGGAGGTGGGCCGCGCATGA
- a CDS encoding ABC transporter substrate-binding protein, translating into MRTQSRRRPRATLVAAAAGTLLAPLLSGCWAGAGGAGSGGNSINVLMVNNPQMVELQKLTAAHFTKETGIKVNFTVLPENDVRDKISQDFANQAGQYDVATLSNYEIPIYAKNDWLHEMDSYVAKDLVYDEQDVLKPMRQSLTADDGKLYGQPFYGESSFLMYRKDVFEAKGLTMPERPTWTQVADLAAKADGAESGMKGICLRGLPGWGEVMAPLTTVVNTFGGTWFDKSWKARLDSPEWERAVKFYVDLVRDHGEAGAPQAGFAECLNNMTQGKVAMWYDATSAAGSLESAKSPVKGKIGYVPAPVEKTESSGWLYTWAWGIQDASRNPDKAWKFVSWASSKEYEQLVGDEIGWSNVPAGKRASTYTNADYRKEAGAFQEMTKEAIEGARPTDPGVQPRPAPGIQFVGIPEFTDLGTKVSQEISAAIAGRQSVESALNKSQKLAEEIAEEYEGR; encoded by the coding sequence ATGCGAACCCAGAGCCGACGGAGGCCGCGCGCGACGCTCGTCGCGGCCGCCGCAGGGACGCTGCTCGCCCCGCTGCTCTCCGGTTGCTGGGCCGGAGCGGGCGGAGCGGGCTCCGGTGGCAACTCCATCAACGTCCTCATGGTCAACAACCCGCAGATGGTGGAGCTGCAGAAGCTCACCGCCGCCCACTTCACCAAGGAGACCGGCATCAAGGTGAACTTCACCGTGCTGCCGGAGAACGACGTCCGCGACAAGATCAGCCAGGACTTCGCCAACCAGGCAGGCCAGTACGACGTCGCCACCCTGTCCAACTACGAGATACCGATCTACGCCAAGAACGACTGGCTGCACGAGATGGACTCGTACGTCGCGAAGGACCTGGTGTACGACGAGCAGGACGTCCTCAAGCCCATGCGCCAGTCCCTCACCGCGGACGACGGCAAGCTCTACGGGCAGCCCTTCTACGGCGAGTCGTCCTTCCTGATGTACCGCAAGGACGTGTTCGAGGCGAAGGGCCTCACCATGCCCGAGCGCCCGACGTGGACCCAGGTGGCCGACCTCGCGGCCAAGGCCGACGGCGCCGAGTCGGGCATGAAGGGCATCTGTCTGCGCGGCCTGCCCGGCTGGGGCGAGGTCATGGCCCCGCTCACCACGGTCGTGAACACCTTCGGCGGCACCTGGTTCGACAAGAGCTGGAAGGCGCGGCTCGACTCCCCCGAGTGGGAACGGGCGGTGAAGTTCTACGTGGACCTCGTCCGCGACCACGGCGAGGCAGGCGCACCCCAGGCCGGATTCGCCGAGTGCCTCAACAACATGACCCAGGGCAAGGTCGCCATGTGGTACGACGCCACATCCGCGGCCGGTTCCCTGGAGTCCGCCAAGTCCCCGGTCAAGGGCAAGATCGGCTACGTGCCGGCGCCCGTCGAGAAGACCGAGTCCTCCGGCTGGCTCTACACCTGGGCGTGGGGCATCCAGGACGCGTCCCGGAACCCCGACAAGGCCTGGAAGTTCGTCTCCTGGGCGTCCAGCAAGGAGTACGAGCAGCTGGTCGGCGACGAGATCGGCTGGTCCAACGTCCCGGCAGGCAAGCGTGCCTCCACGTACACCAACGCCGACTACCGCAAGGAGGCCGGTGCCTTCCAGGAGATGACCAAGGAGGCCATCGAGGGCGCCCGGCCCACCGACCCCGGCGTACAGCCGCGGCCCGCGCCCGGCATCCAGTTCGTCGGCATCCCCGAGTTCACCGATCTCGGCACCAAGGTCTCGCAGGAGATCAGCGCGGCCATCGCCGGACGCCAGTCCGTCGAGTCGGCCCTGAACAAGTCCCAGAAGCTGGCCGAGGAGATCGCCGAGGAGTACGAGGGACGATGA
- a CDS encoding DeoR/GlpR family DNA-binding transcription regulator, translating to MSGMSAEERQREIVKSARRTGAVDVNELAAELGVAKETVRRDLRALEDHGLVRRTHGGAYPVESAGFETTLAFRATSHVPEKRRIAAAAAELLGDAETVFVDEGFTPQLIAESLPRDRPLTVVTASLATAGALAEADNTTVLLLGGRVRPGTLATVDHWTTKMLAGFVIDLAFIGANGISREHGLTTPDPAVSEVKSQAIRAARRTVFAGVHTKFGAVSFCRFAEISALEAIVTSTLLPTSEAHRYSMQGPQVIRV from the coding sequence GTGTCGGGCATGAGCGCGGAAGAACGTCAGCGGGAGATCGTGAAGAGCGCCCGCCGCACCGGCGCCGTCGACGTGAACGAGCTCGCCGCCGAGCTGGGCGTCGCCAAGGAGACCGTACGACGGGATCTGCGCGCCCTGGAGGACCACGGACTGGTCCGCCGCACGCACGGCGGCGCCTATCCGGTGGAGAGCGCCGGCTTCGAGACGACGCTCGCCTTCCGCGCGACCAGCCATGTGCCCGAGAAGCGCCGGATCGCGGCCGCCGCGGCCGAGCTGCTCGGGGACGCCGAGACGGTCTTCGTCGACGAGGGGTTCACCCCGCAGCTCATCGCCGAATCGCTGCCCCGGGACCGGCCGCTGACCGTGGTCACCGCGTCCCTGGCCACCGCGGGAGCGCTCGCCGAGGCCGACAACACGACGGTGCTGCTGCTCGGCGGCCGGGTCAGGCCCGGCACCCTCGCGACCGTCGATCACTGGACGACGAAGATGCTCGCCGGGTTCGTCATCGACCTGGCGTTCATCGGAGCCAACGGCATCTCGCGCGAACACGGCCTCACCACCCCCGACCCGGCCGTCAGCGAGGTCAAGTCACAGGCCATCCGGGCCGCCCGGCGCACGGTGTTCGCGGGGGTGCACACCAAGTTCGGCGCTGTCAGCTTCTGCCGGTTCGCGGAGATCAGCGCGCTGGAGGCGATCGTCACCAGCACCCTCCTCCCCACGTCCGAGGCCCACCGCTACTCGATGCAGGGCCCTCAGGTCATCCGGGTCTGA
- a CDS encoding NAD-dependent epimerase/dehydratase family protein gives MPAPRTVLLTGAAGGLGTLMRGLLPAYGYELRLLDLLPIDGEPGAVTADLGDKEALREAVRGVDAIIHLAGISLESTFEKILKANIEGTYNLYEAAREEGVRRIVFASSNHAVGYTPHPGGEAPHAPKTLIPIDTPRRPDTFYGLSKSFGEDLAQFYWDKHGLETVSVRIGSCFMEPTSVRMLSVWMSPGDGARLFHAALTAEDVEHTVVYGSSANTRLWWDLTTARGLGYEPQDDSEQYAEKLIAEQGELDPGNPDHTRLGGHFVTNPPVWPY, from the coding sequence ATGCCCGCTCCCCGCACCGTTCTGCTCACCGGCGCCGCCGGCGGTCTCGGCACCCTGATGCGAGGACTGCTGCCCGCCTACGGCTACGAGCTGCGACTCCTCGATCTGCTCCCGATCGACGGCGAGCCAGGCGCGGTCACCGCGGACCTCGGCGACAAGGAGGCCCTGCGCGAGGCCGTGCGGGGCGTGGACGCGATCATCCACCTCGCGGGCATATCCCTGGAGTCCACCTTCGAGAAGATCCTGAAGGCGAACATCGAGGGCACGTACAACCTGTACGAGGCGGCGCGCGAGGAGGGCGTCCGGCGCATCGTCTTCGCCTCCTCCAACCACGCGGTCGGCTACACCCCGCACCCCGGGGGCGAGGCGCCCCACGCCCCGAAGACGCTCATCCCCATCGACACCCCGCGCCGCCCGGACACCTTCTACGGACTGTCGAAGTCGTTCGGCGAGGACCTGGCTCAGTTCTACTGGGACAAGCACGGCCTGGAGACCGTCTCCGTGCGGATCGGCTCCTGCTTCATGGAGCCGACCAGCGTGCGCATGCTGTCGGTCTGGATGAGCCCCGGCGACGGCGCCCGCCTCTTCCACGCGGCCCTGACCGCCGAGGACGTCGAGCACACCGTCGTCTACGGCTCCTCCGCGAACACCCGCCTGTGGTGGGACCTGACCACCGCCCGGGGGCTCGGCTACGAGCCGCAGGACGACTCCGAGCAGTACGCCGAGAAGCTGATCGCCGAGCAGGGCGAGCTGGACCCGGGCAACCCGGACCACACCCGTCTGGGCGGCCACTTCGTGACCAACCCGCCGGTCTGGCCGTACTGA
- a CDS encoding 5-dehydro-4-deoxyglucarate dehydratase, translating into MTSAPLAARLSIPSGPLFFPVTAYDRDGAVDLDVYREHVRRGVEAGAAAVFACCGTGEFHALTPEEFQECVRAAVEETAGRVPVVAGAGYGTALAVRYARLAEEAGADGLLAMPPYLVVAGQEGLLRHYTELAAATSLDVIVYQRDNAVFTPETVVSLARAEGIIGFKDGLGDLDLMQRIVSAVRSEYPGDFLYFNGLPTAELTGLAYRGIGITLYSSAIFCFAPEIALAFHRALGSGDDAIVNRLLDGFYRPLVELRAQGRGYAVSLVKAGVRLRGLDVGEVRPPLHEPSEDHVKQLAQLIERGYALLEEDK; encoded by the coding sequence GTGACGTCAGCCCCCCTTGCCGCTCGACTCAGTATCCCGAGCGGGCCGCTGTTCTTCCCCGTCACCGCGTACGACCGCGACGGAGCCGTCGACCTGGACGTCTACCGCGAGCACGTCCGGCGGGGCGTCGAGGCCGGGGCCGCCGCCGTCTTCGCCTGCTGCGGGACCGGGGAGTTCCACGCGCTCACGCCCGAGGAGTTCCAGGAGTGCGTACGGGCGGCCGTCGAGGAGACGGCGGGCCGCGTCCCCGTCGTCGCGGGCGCCGGGTACGGCACCGCGCTCGCCGTGCGGTACGCGCGGCTCGCCGAGGAGGCGGGCGCGGACGGGCTGCTCGCCATGCCGCCCTATCTCGTCGTCGCCGGGCAGGAGGGGCTGCTGCGGCACTACACGGAACTGGCCGCCGCAACCTCGCTCGACGTCATCGTGTACCAGCGGGACAACGCCGTGTTCACGCCCGAGACCGTCGTCTCGCTGGCCCGCGCCGAGGGGATCATCGGCTTCAAGGACGGGCTCGGCGACCTCGACCTGATGCAGCGCATCGTGAGCGCCGTGCGGTCCGAGTACCCGGGCGACTTCCTCTACTTCAACGGGCTGCCGACCGCCGAGCTCACCGGCCTCGCCTACCGCGGCATCGGCATCACGCTGTACTCCTCCGCCATCTTCTGCTTCGCACCCGAGATCGCCCTCGCCTTCCACCGGGCCCTGGGCTCCGGCGACGACGCCATCGTGAACCGGCTCCTCGACGGCTTCTACCGGCCTCTCGTCGAACTGCGCGCACAGGGCCGCGGGTACGCTGTCTCGCTGGTCAAGGCGGGCGTACGGCTGCGGGGGCTCGACGTGGGCGAGGTGCGGCCGCCGCTGCACGAGCCGTCCGAGGACCACGTCAAGCAGCTCGCCCAGCTGATCGAGCGGGGCTACGCGCTTCTGGAGGAGGACAAGTGA
- a CDS encoding MFS transporter yields the protein MTTWTQTWAVTRVLRDRNAGLYLGGVVVSGFGSSAMWLVSGIWVKDLTGSDGLAALCVFALWAPTLIGPALGTLADRTRRRPLLVWTNLGLAALLLPLFAVDSPGTLWILFTVLLVYGAAGVVHDAAESALVATAVDKQLLGDFNGLRMTANEGMKLLAPLAGAGLYAAYGGARVALLDAVTFALAAGLYTLLRVHEPKPLTAPATTGWRAQTAEGARYLWGHPALRPLVLAGGTTMLFSGLNGATIYAVAEGLGHSPAYVGVLYVAQGVGSVAVGLAAGPLLRRLGERRFAGYGIALTAVAVTARALPYDAVVLASAAAVGVGLPCVLIAALTAVQRETPDALLGRTTATANTLLFAPTAVGLALGAGLVELVDHRVLLAGFGITRLVTVAPMLRDRAPIGARGTARPAPTGPAD from the coding sequence ATGACGACATGGACACAGACATGGGCGGTGACCCGTGTCCTGCGAGACCGCAACGCGGGTCTGTACCTCGGCGGAGTCGTGGTCTCCGGGTTCGGCTCGTCGGCGATGTGGCTGGTGTCCGGGATCTGGGTGAAGGACCTGACCGGCTCGGACGGCCTGGCAGCCCTCTGCGTCTTCGCCCTCTGGGCGCCCACGCTGATCGGCCCGGCCCTGGGCACCCTCGCGGACCGCACCCGCCGCCGGCCCCTGCTGGTGTGGACGAACCTGGGCCTGGCCGCACTCCTGCTGCCCCTGTTCGCCGTCGACTCCCCCGGCACCCTGTGGATCCTCTTCACCGTGCTCCTCGTCTACGGAGCGGCCGGCGTCGTCCACGACGCGGCGGAGTCGGCCCTGGTGGCCACGGCCGTCGACAAACAGCTCCTCGGCGACTTCAACGGCCTGCGCATGACGGCCAACGAGGGCATGAAACTCCTCGCCCCGCTCGCGGGAGCCGGCCTGTACGCGGCGTACGGGGGCGCCCGCGTCGCACTCCTGGACGCGGTCACCTTCGCCCTGGCCGCGGGCCTCTACACGCTCCTGCGCGTCCACGAGCCGAAGCCGCTCACGGCCCCCGCCACGACCGGCTGGCGCGCCCAAACGGCCGAAGGCGCCCGCTACTTGTGGGGCCACCCGGCCCTGCGCCCGCTCGTCCTCGCGGGCGGCACGACCATGCTCTTCTCCGGCCTCAACGGCGCGACGATCTACGCGGTGGCGGAGGGCCTCGGCCACTCCCCCGCGTACGTGGGTGTCCTGTACGTCGCCCAGGGCGTCGGCTCGGTGGCGGTCGGGCTGGCCGCGGGCCCGCTCCTGCGCCGCCTGGGCGAACGCCGGTTCGCCGGATACGGCATCGCGCTCACCGCCGTTGCCGTGACGGCCCGCGCGCTCCCCTACGACGCGGTGGTCCTCGCCTCGGCCGCGGCGGTCGGCGTCGGACTCCCCTGCGTACTGATCGCGGCACTCACCGCAGTCCAGCGCGAGACGCCGGACGCCCTGCTGGGCCGTACGACGGCGACCGCCAACACCCTGCTGTTCGCCCCGACGGCGGTGGGCCTGGCGCTGGGCGCGGGTTTGGTCGAACTCGTGGATCACCGGGTGCTGTTGGCGGGGTTCGGGATCACGCGACTCGTGACGGTCGCGCCCATGCTGCGGGACCGCGCCCCGATAGGGGCGCGGGGAACTGCGCGCCCAGCCCCCACCGGACCCGCAGATTGA